A stretch of the Gossypium hirsutum isolate 1008001.06 chromosome D07, Gossypium_hirsutum_v2.1, whole genome shotgun sequence genome encodes the following:
- the LOC121219134 gene encoding uncharacterized protein gives MEVIESYRGVDAKELSLIPDLVLPHKFQMPEFEKYNGTSCPEAHITMFCRRMAGYVNSDQLLIHCFQDSLTGAASKWYNQLSRSMIGSWRDLAQAFMKQYSHVTDMVPDRITLQNIEKKPNESFRQYAQRWREVAVQVQPPLLERETTMLFINTLKAPFITHMLGKESNKRSVSRRRENEVNNTGYPKSVTVSQPRKVVGNQQNSSRQDSGMKTEKF, from the exons ATGGAGGTCATTGAAAGTTATCGAGGGGTTGATGCTAAAGAGCTGAGTTTAATTCCGGATTTGGTACTCCCCCATAAGTTTCAGAtgccagaatttgaaaagtacaatgggacaaGTTGCCCAGAAGcacatatcaccatgttctgtaggagaatggCTGGATATGTTAACAGTGACCAGCTACTGATTCATTGTTtccaagatagcctcacaggggcagcatctaaatggtacaatcaactaAGTCGTAGCATGATTGGTTcgtggagggatttagcacaggcgtTCATGAAGCAGTATAGTCATGTAACAGACATGGTTCCTGACAGAATTACCCTTCAGAATATAGAAAAGAAGCCAAacgagagctttaggcaatatgcacaaaggtggagggaagTGGCCGTTCAAGTTCAACCACCACTATTAGAAAGAGAAACAACAATGCTCTTTATCAATACGCTGAAAGCCCCAttcattacacatatgttaggaa AGGAGAGTAACAAGAGGTCAGtctcaagaagaagagaaaatgaggtgaacaacacgggTTACCCTAAATCAGTTACTGTgagtcagccaagaaaggtggttGGTAATCAACAGAATTCATCGAGGCAAGATTCTGGTATGAAGACTGAGAAGTTCTAG